One window of Aspergillus oryzae RIB40 DNA, chromosome 3 genomic DNA carries:
- a CDS encoding DASH complex subunit DAD3 family protein (predicted protein) → MSTPMSDGSPAQESENPLLRASNPMVSDLEQEVLDEYSRLLGNVNKLSEKLADLSGDPSSLTLDGLRLLERKTATVCTLLKASVYSIVLQQQIFNENEEQQQMEQQQSDQMQYHDQGYDYQDEDMSFEGRCGLWVYPFCFIVGFGTGLI, encoded by the exons ATGTCTACTCCAATGTCCGATGGTTCCCCGGCGCAAGAATCCGAGAACCCTCTCCTCCGCGCCTCAAATCCGATGGTCTCTGACTTAGAACAAGAGGTTCTGGATGAATATTCTAGATTACTGGGCAATGTAAATAAG CTATCTGAAAAGCTTGCCGACCTCTCCGGTGATCCCTCGTCCCTTACTCTGGATGGCCTCCGACTTCTTGAACGGAAGACGGCGACGGTCTGCACACTTCTGAAGGCCAGTGTGTACAGTATTGTGCTCCAGCAGCAAATTTTCAACGAGAATGAGGAGCAACAACAGATGGAGCAGCAGCAAAGTGATCAAATGCAGTATCATGACCAGGGGTATGATTAtcaggatgaggatatgagCTTTGAGGGGCG GTGTGGGCTGTGGGTATACCCCTTTTGTTTTATTGTGGGTTTTG GAACTGGACTGATATGA
- a CDS encoding mitochondrial 37S ribosomal protein uS5m (ribosomal protein S5) — protein sequence MSFARPARCVFCSFTRGVSAGTRVPSRQFHPSSTQFANRKPKFPNFKARDEKTLEEITRDMKPKHFKPYTEEEKAALKEEYTPEQLAAIEAGEAAIDPKDMAEQFAIRRDPMKLHYLDDFSTIEPGVDKHVRAPKSNSDYNATLKSDDDFVEDFARFFQEMPEDATAADWVRFAETLRVTLGKEENELNPHSALVPDLFSPGESLTEEAKSVKPFEMQSSARFGESEEITEALKRLLQSTGYTQAFVKGLATKTLVSHSVVNQTRLGKVRRMYCLSIAGNGNGLLGIGEAKSEESADAITQSKYRAIRNMQPIPRYEGRTIFGDVEGKVGAVELKLMTRPPGFGLRCQHLIFEMCRAAGIHDLAARVGRSRNPMNTVKAAYDALMSQRNPEDIARARGKKMVDVRKVYYSGRY from the exons ATGAGCTTCGCACGGCCGGCAAGATGTGTGTTTTGCAGCTTTACTCGAGGTGTCTCCGCGGGCACGCGAGTGCCTAGTCGCCAAttccatccttcctcgaCACAGTTCGCGAACCGTAAACCAAAATTTCCCAACTTCAAGGCCCGAGATGAGAAGACTTTGGAAGAAATCACGCGGGATATGAAGCCCAAGCACTTTAAGCCGTacacggaagaggaaaaggcagcCCTGAAGGAAGAATACACTCCTGAACAGCTGGCCGCAATTGAAGCCGGTGAGGCAGCGATCGACCCCAAAGACATGGCAGAACAGTTCGCTATTCGCCGGGACCCGATGAAGCTTCATTACCTTGATGATTTCTCAACCATTGAGCCCGGCGTGGACAAGCATGTCCGGGCGCCCAAGTCCAATTCCGACTACAACGCGACCCTCAAaagcgatgatgatttcgTCGAAGACTTCGCCCGCTTCTTCCAAGAAATGCCGGAGGACGCCACCGCGGCTGACTGGGTGCGGTTCGCTGAGACCTTGCGAGTCACCCTGGGcaaggaggaaaatgaatTGAACCCTCACAGTGCCCTAGTGCCGGATTTGTTCAGCCCGGGCGAGTCCCTGACGGAGGAAGCCAAATCCGTCAAGCCTTTTGAGATGCAGTCGTCGGCAAGGTTTGGAGAGAGTGAGGAAATAACTGAGGCGCTGAAGAGGCTTCTCCAGTCGACAGGCTATACGCAGGCCTTTGTCAAGGGACTGGCGACGAAAACCCTTGTTTCGCATTCAGTCGTTAACCAGACTCGTCTCGGTAAGGTTCGTCGTATGTACTGCCTTTCTATCGCTGGCAATGGCAATGGTCTCCTGGGAATTGGAGAAGCCAAATCTGAGGAGTCTGCCGATGCCATCACACAATCCAAATACCGAGCCATCAGAAACATGCAACCCATCCCACGGTACGAGGGCCGCACCATCtttggtgatgttgagggcAAGGTTGGAGCAGTTGAGCTGAAGTTGATGACTCGTCCACCAG GATTCGGACTTCGTTGCCAGCATTTGATCTTCGAGATGTGCCGTGCAGCCGGTATCCATGACCTCGCCGCTCGTGTCGGTCGCTCGAGAAACCCTATGAACACCGTTAAGGCAGCTTACGACGCTCTCATGAGTCAACGCAACCCAGAGGATATTGCCCGTGCCCgtggcaagaagatggtcgaTGTCCGTAAGGTCTACTACTCGGGAAGATATTAA